In the Primulina tabacum isolate GXHZ01 chromosome 7, ASM2559414v2, whole genome shotgun sequence genome, ATAAAAACATAGAGTGAAATATGGTTGCGCAAATGTTGACGATCATGAAATTTAGTCTCCATACCTATTCGTGGTCTTAGGGTTATTTGTTGAGAAGGATATTGATTTGTTTCCTGCATAGCCCTTTTAATCTCTTATACGTATGTAGGGATCTTGAGTGATGGAGCTGGCTGAGTGTTAATCACGATTTAGTTGATTAAACCGAAATTGAGTTAAACCATAATGAacatgaaatataaaaaatacaaGAAACATCAACTTAATTCTTTCAGTCCTGTATCGAATAACATGTTCAcgtgcatatttttttttaattttagatCGAAAACGGTCGaaattatatttcatttcatgctaaaatgtaaatttaaaaaaaaaaattgaagagaaAATCAATTGAAGAAGAGAAATCTTTTCTTCTAGGTTTACAGAAAATGAGGCAGTTTCAAAATAGTCTTACAAGTTTGGTTACAATCCTTTGGTGATAATATTTGTAGACCATGCAATCTTTTATCATAGCAAAATAATCTGAGTTTCAAATTCCCGATCGAGATTTGTTTATTCAACGTTGTAGAAAACTTTCGTCTGTCCTTTCTTTGTCCGAATTTGAGAAACCTGAACAAAGAACACCATGTGAATCTAAAAAATACAGTAGTGgatctcttgtaagacggtctcacgaatttttatctgtgagaccggtcaaccctaccgatattcacaataaaaagtaacactcttcgcataaaaagtaatactttttcatggataacccaaataagcaatccgtctcacaaaatacgacccgtgagaccgtctcacacaagtttttgccaaaatacAGAAGGCATGGGGCTATTTCAAAGACGCAACACGAATAAAACGAAACCAGTTTGAATTCAAAGAAGTCGATATCGTCGTCTTCACCGATCAATCCTGAAAGACGGATTTTGGACATGGAGAAAGAACATCAAAGCTCAACGTCAGATACTCGGGATTTAAAAACATAATAGGACTATTAAAAGGAACCTAGGAATCCATGTGCATCAATTGCATCTCTCGTTTAACCAAGTGGTTTAAGAGCTTGCCTTTATGTTGCATTCACGCATTTTAAGTCAAATCTCCCTTCCAACATTCGAggtgtaaaaatattttccttgcaCTAACCAAACTAATTCGATTTCTTTGTAATGGCTTCTCGTGTTTCTAGTGGGGAGATCTTGGCATAATCCCTCTACCCACTATATCTTACCGTTTTCAATATTAGTCTACAGTGGTTCTCGAATGAATGCCGAATATATGCAGTGTTTCACCAAGTAAGGACGACGTAAATGTTAATCTCAACAATTGGTTAATCTCAACAATTAGCTACGCAAGATTGAAAAACAGCAAATTCCCCAACAACAAGATCAAAACAGACATTTCATTGGCTAGACAATCTCTTAACAACGTGCAAGTTGTGACTAAATACCGGGTACAGTAAAAATGATATATTTCAAATGATTACACTGTATGAAAGGGGGTACCTTTAATCTTGAAATCTCGCTTATGTCACTAACGTGAGTACCTCCGCAGGGACATCCTGGATTATCGTCAAACTTTACTATCCGAGGAGTGCTGTCCTGAAGAATCGGAAAGCAAAACGATGAGCAGAATAGCTGATGAGGACACAGTTAGAAGTATACTAGGAATAAGTTGTGACCTTGGGTATATAATCAGGCAGCGATCCACCACATAATTCAGAAGCTTTATCATATGGTAGGACAAAGACTGAAACCTGAATCACATATTAAATCATCGACAGATACATACACCATTATGAGTATAAAGTTCAATCAAAGGAGATAATTGTTTCAATATCGAATATGAAAGCATCTGCTTACTTTCCCGCCTTTCGTAATCAAATTGTTAGCTTCTACTTCGAGTTCGTTTTGTTTAGTTTTCAATTCATCCTGTGAAATCGCACCTTTGTATTCCACATATGGCCTGAAAAGATTTTTTTGATTATGATTAACTTGAATTGATAACAACTTGCAATCTGATGGCACTGCATATAAATACGAAAGAATCACGAGTAAATGAAAAGGTTAACATTGTTGGAGTGCCAAAATTGGTTTCAGGATGTACTTTGAGGAGTGGAAATGACATTGTGATTGTGGACGAAATGGCGCTGAGCAGTTAAAAAAACTCCCTCGATTTAATTTCCCTTTGGATTCGAAGGGAAGTCAATGATGGTGTTCGACTGGttgatttttgtttattttggtAACCAAATTGATAATCGAGAAACATCAGATGCTAAAACCGATTTAGTTAAGTACATTTGGCACTGAAAATATACAAACTTTTTAATTTCATATGATCACAGAAACACCATAGATGCATACCCGTCTGGAAAATGGTATCCTTTAGTAGGCTCCAAGTGATCCCATCccacatttttcatacaaaCATCGAGCAAATGTCCAGCTGAGTGTAGCCTACAAAGTGGAAAGACTTGAAGTTACAGGGGAAAAAAGATGAGAATAGCAAGATTACTTGTATAACAGAATGGTTTTATTGACACAATACAGATTCTAGCAAATTGCTTGTACCAAAATGAAAAACTCTATATTCAAGAACCACTATTAACTAGCAGCACGAATCACCGATTTAGCGAATGTGTTTCCACCAGGGCACAAATGCACATTTGAGTAGAAACTATTTAGATCTGTCTTTGATTTTGAAGCAAAGTTAATCCGGTTCTCCAGACGTTAGTTTGAAAATCAACACAAATCTTGATCAGCTATACATGAAATGAAGTCGAGAACCAACAAAAAATTTCATCGAAAACGTCTATCCTCCTCGCACAATCAATATCCAATTTCGAGAACCAACATCCCACATACACAAGCTAAAGATCAAACATTTCATACCTAGAATTGATCCTTCGCCTCAGTTCATCCACGCGTAACAAAACTTGACTACCGCTCTCAATATTCCTTTCCGATGCCCCATCTTTGGAGCTCTCAAAATGCCCATAGTGATACACCTATCACATAATGAACCTAAAAGTAAGCGCAGCATACATAGAAACAAAAACAGAACTCGCACAAGACAGCAAACAGCAAAAAGAGAGAGAAGTTTAAAATTGGAACCAAGAAACACACAATTTTTTCCTTGGATCGAACATCTTGAACGACAAAACTGAACTCTGGATTGGATATGGAACCAGTATCTGAAGGTTGACCACCCCCTTGTGGATGAAAAATTGTAGAATCCAGCACCAATATATGCCTGCCATcctctcccttttcaaaaacccaATATCAAAATTCACAATACATTAGTAATTCTTCAACACTATTTCAGCACAGTTAAGTGTACCGTACCCTTCTTAATTTTTTCAACAACCCATCACCAAAATCGTAAAACATCAGTGAATCTTTAATACCACATACACTTCTAACACTGTGAGTGTTCAATAGTTAATATTTTCAATAACCCATCAAGAAAATCACTAAAAACGTGTGAAGAGGAACTGACCATCGAGGAGGAGAGGATGGTTCCAGTGGATTGAAGTTCCCGCATGTCATCATAGTATTTTAATGTTGTTGGTTTAAGATTCGGATTCATGATGCCAACGTTTCTGTTTCTCACTTCGTAGGTTTCACAAATAACAAGTATCCAACTATataaaatcgaaaaaggagGAAGTATTCAACATTCAAcgatagataataataataataatatttttcttgattGGTTGCCACAGTAATATCCTTTCTTATTGGTGAATATAAAATATTAGGgatgatatttaaaatacagAAAACAAACTTTTTAGAATTGTACAAGAAAGCCTTCAGATCAGTTGTTTCCCCGGTTCTGTCttgtattgaatatttatttttttcttagcAGGTTCACTGTAGGACGGTCTggtcaattttgttttttttcataataataagtaatatttttttaagtatgagaccgtctcacaaaattgactcatgagatcctctcacaaaaattttttttgaataattaaatcatgttttcttttcatttacGTCGAAGTAACCTTGAATTTGTTGgattatacatacatacatacatacatatatatatatatatatatatatatattatatatatatatatataatattgggttGTGTGTGTTAATTAGCTTTTCATGTGTATGGATGGAAATTGAGGTTAATGAGATCCTACATATGTGCGCACTACCCTCACTTCATTTCAACGGGTAAGATCTTgccacacatacaatttcaGAAAAAAAAGTGGCTATATATGCATGGACAAATCttggtcacccatcctatcaTGGGGGCAATGCACACATgggtaggatgaaataaaccgGAAATTGGGGAATGATGAGTTTGTCCCATATAGGAAAATTAAGGTGATATAAAAGAACTTATATTGTATTACACTTTATGGAAGTGTAAGAATGATTGGTCAAGAGGTTTTCTCTCGCGTACGCCAGCATAGGGGCCTGATTTGAACTCGAAAAAGCTTGACGTGTGTGCAAGTGTACGAGCACGACCTGGATACGTCGAATGTCGGACAAATCAAGATAAAAATCGCCTAGCTAGGCTACGTCACTTTTTTTTCCCTCGGAAGAGACCTTCCACCTGCCCTGTGAGACCTTTCATATGCCTGACTGTTGGTGCTCAATCTGACTGGTTGTTGGCGTTTCGGATGCCTATTTATGGCAACCTCTGGCCTTCCGTGTGGATGTTATCGGCGTTTATAAATAGAGGATGTGCCAAGGCCAGAAAACACATCAACTTTCTCCTTCGTTCCTGCATTATGCCTCTTGCGTGCTCCGCTTATAAAGTTCAAGTATTATTTCGTTTATCAGTGTAGTGATTTGTGCAACACCACTGCAGGTCTACCCATTGTATTCTGAGAAACAGTTGTCCGATAAAATCCTCGAAGCACATACCGGAGAGGAcgaatttattttaagaaaattgtACAAGCTATAGGTCTCGGTTTAGTTTTGTTCTAATATACACGATATGTTAATATTTAGACTTGAACCAACTCAACTCCAAAAGATAGCTCAAGGGGGAGGATTGTCAAAGTttatatatacaactcccatgTATTTTATCCAACAGATTTGAGACAACTAACACACCCTCTCACGCTCAGGAATGAACATttggagcgtgaagtttacaaatgacccaactATGGGTAGAACGAGTGACCCAACTATGGGCAGTCTAACACATAACAGTGAAACTGAGCTATGATATCATATTAAGATTGAGACTTGGACATAATTCAAcaccaaaagctagctcaagaggATAGGATTGTCCAAATCCATATATGCAACTCCCAGATATTTTATCCAATCGATGTGAGACAACTAACACACCCCCTGCAATGTGTTTTGTGAAAAGAAAATAGCTAAAAACTATGGAATCCCTTGACAGAAAGTAAAAAACCTAGGATGTTGGGGCCAAGAATTTTCTTGTAGACCGCTTTCTGGATTTTAAAATAGTGGATTATAAGCCGGTTATTAGTCAAGTTCAAGAAGCTCAAGTGATTCTTCATGAGATTCACACCGAAGGGATAACTTTGAGCTAATATTTTTCAAGTGGCCGCTATTGTTGAGAAGCTACCATCAGTTTGGAaagatttcaaaaactatttgaAGCACAAGCGTAAGGAGATGAATGTTGAAGAACTCATTATTTGAATTCGTATTGATGAAGACAACAAGAGTTCTGAAAGACGATTGTTTTTGTCCAGTTGCTGCCAAGGCAAATGTTGTCGAGCATGGTCAAAGCTCGAAAAAGAGAACATTTTCTTCTTCCAACAAAAAGGTGAACCTGGGACCCAAAGGAAGGATTTCAAATAAGAAGTTCTCTGGAAAATGAATGTGATGGTATGGGTCGCAAGGCCTCTGAGTGTAAGAAGCCGAAGAGAAATCGAGAGGCGAATGTGATAGAGAGCATTTCTCAAGAGGTTTCAAACATGAATCTCTGTGTTGTAATATCAGAAGTTAATTTGGTGGGTTCAAACCCAATGGAGTGGTGAATCGATACCGGTGTCGCTCGCCATGCTTGCTCGGACAAGGAGATGTTTGCAAATCTTGAGGAATATGAGATGAGAAATTTCTCTACTTCTAAAATCAAGGGTCAAGGAAAAGTGGTTCTAAATATGACATCTAGAATAGAGCTGACTCTGAACAATGTGCTGTATGTACCTGACATCCATAAGAATTTGGTGTTCGGGTCACTTCTTAACAAGCATGGTTTCCGCATTGTCTTTGAGtcagataaatttttttttgtctaaAAGTAGAATGTTTGTTGGctaatgttatatttttaatgGTCTATTCAAACTAATGTAATGTCTATTAAGCATGTgattaataaagttaacatgtTTGCTTACTTGCTTGAGTCTTCTTGTTTGTAGAATAGTAGACTAGGACACGTTAATTATGATACAATCCGTagactaattaacatgaaaaacattctTGTATTCCAAATTGATAAACACAAATGTGAAACTTGAGTTAAGGTAAAACTAACGATGTCATCTTTTCGAACAATTGAAAGAAATGGTGAATCATTGATATAATTCACATTGATATATGTGATTTAAAAGATGTGCAAACACGTGGTGAGATAAATACTTTAGTACttttgttgatgatatcataaaattttgttatgtaTATCTTCTTAAAAATAAAGATGAAGCAGTTGAGAAATTTGTTCACTACAAGAGTGAAGTTGAAAACCAATTTAGCAAGAAAATTAAGGTGCTAAGAAGTGATCGTGGAGGTGCACATGAAtcaccatttgctgagttttgtgcTCAGCATGGGATCAAACATGAAATAACAGTACCTTATTCTCCTCAGTAAAATGGCATTGCAAAGAGATAGAATCGCACCTTGAAAGAAATAATGAATACATTGTTATTAAGTTCTGGTTTATCATAGAACATGTGGGGGATAAGTTGTTCTAACAGCAAATTACCTTTTTAATAAAGTGCCTCGAAATAAACAAGATAAAAATCCATACAAGTTATGCAAAGGAAGAACTCCTTCCTACCAATACTTACGAGTGTGGGGGTGTCTTGCCAAGGTAATAATACTCACTCCGAAGAGAGTAAAGATAGGACCAAAGATTGTTGATTTcattttcattggatatgcTAAAAATAATAGCGCTTATCGCTTTCTTATACATGAATCTCGAATATCTGATATTCACAAGAATAAGATAATTGAATCTAGAAATGCTTTAACATTTGTTTACATTCAAATCTAAGGAAGAACCAAGTTCTTCCAAGAGATCATATGAGACAATTGAAAAAAGACAAGAGGTCAACCATGAGGTTGAACCTAGACAGAGTAAGAGAGCTAGGACAGAGAAATCATTTGGTCCGAATTTTCATCACCTTCGTGATAGAGATTGAACCTCAAAGCTTCAAGGAAACAACATATTCATCTGAGGGACCTCAATGGAAAGAGGCTATCAATTCTGAAATAGAATCTATTTACAAAATCATACATGGGAATCAGTGGATCTTCCTTTGGGAAGCAAACCACTAGGCTGTAAATGAATTTTCAAACAGAAAATGAAATCATATGGAACCATAGATAAGTATAAAGCCAGATTGGTAATCAAAGGTTACCATCAACATGAAGGTCTTGATTACTTTAACAAGTATTCTTCTGTAACGATAATAACCTCTATTTGTCTTATACTTGCAATTGCCACCTTGCAGAAACTTGAAGTAcaccaaatggatgtaaagacatcTTTTCTACATGGAGATTTAGAAGATGAAATTTACATAGAACAACCTGAGGGATTTTCTGCAACTAGACAAAAAAATAAGATTTGCAAACTGGTTGGTGTGCAGTCGTTGACCCACCAAATTTAAATTCCTACTCTCTAGATAAAATTAGTGTAATGGTGAGCATGATCGAATCCACAAGGAACATAGGATGATTTCTTTCGAGCAAAATGCAagtaaaataaggggtttttgtattagaattaaataaactactaaactaaatttatccacgaaaaaaaaacaataaatttaaatgacAATTAATCAACTAGAATAGAGTGAAGAATTTAATATGAGAAAGATCTGATTCAAATGAGCtctactatttaattatatcattGTTCATCGgctaacaaataatttattcaagttgttccaagcaattaaccttaggattatagggatagccgctaaaattATTGTGTTCTCCTAAATTAATTGACCGAACCCAGCATCCcgtcaaaacttatcaataacCAACTTGGCACGATAGCATTCCATATTAATTGATGATAGCTTTTAGAtttgtgaaaacagttaatcctgaaatctaacaaccgagatagtTGCAGTTGATAAATCcagttttattgatttatttagattaaatatattatgatagcacaacacatctAATCTATGATACTCGTGTACCAATCATTCATGACAATTAtggatcactgaattcatggttagcagtagaaaatcatatatcaaattaaattatcagACTAATCGATATACAatattcatataattaaatcataaatcgacaaATACTTGGaataaaaagaatattaaaTCTAAGAACGAATACCTCACAGTgataaattaaacaattaaaacaacCCTTAAATCAGACTAGAAAATTAGCCAAGCATAGCTCGGTTTACAATCtccacaaaaataaataaagaaaacaaaattactagagtcatggagaaaattgaagaaaatcaTTCGCCCCCTTTTTTTCCCTTTTCTCTGCGTGAATTGTTGGAGAGGTTGGAGAAAAATCTGATTGTGCCGCCTCCACTGTACTCGTTGATTAGGttggaaagaaaaaaaaaagtattcttatttttgggtaaaaaaaaaaaagtataaaAACCCCAAAAAATCTaaatataaaacataatcactaaaatttaaaatatattaagaaATATCCACTAAGAATATAGagttttttatggaaaaaactcTATCTTCTATTTATTTCTAAATATGAAAATTCATCAACTCTCACTAGGCAGCCGAGGAGTAGTCACAAGACGTGATCACGCTTGTCCAAAAACCACTTCTGCATTTTTCTGCTTCACGTCTTCCACTAAGATCAAATCGAcaactttaattgtgatataaaatcacCCTTTTTAGCCCAGATTTATATCAAGAACAGAAAACTTCTTCCTACaataaaatcacacaaaaatGTGTCAATTAAGCGAGTTGAAAATGGTAACAATGAGAGATATGACAACAAAAAATACAAACTATTATGAGCCTATCACTGGTGAAGTCTCTATTTGGTTTAAAACAAGCACAAAAGCAATTACACGAAAATTTTTATAAAGCAATGATAGAAAGTGGATGTAAATCCAGTGAATGCGACAAATGTCTATACGTAAAGTACAATGGAAATAGTTATGTCATTTTATGTTTTTGCGTAGATGACATACTGGTCATTGGTGGCAATGATAAGATGAATAAATCCACAAAGAAGTTGTTAAactcaagatttgacatgaaagatttgggcttagccgatgtgattcttgaaaataaaaaatcatagaACATCATAAGGGCTAGTTCTAAGTCAGTCACATTATATGGACATCAATGAAAAATTCAATAATGATGACTCTGCATTGCTAGAACCCCgatatataccaatcaacatcTATCAAAAAATCGAAGTGAGAGTATGTCTCAATTACAATACTCTCGAGTTATTGGAAGTCTGATGTACTTAATGAGTTGTATAAGACCAGACATAGCCTATGCAGTAAG is a window encoding:
- the LOC142551286 gene encoding uncharacterized protein LOC142551286, producing the protein MNPNLKPTTLKYYDDMRELQSTGTILSSSMGEDGRHILVLDSTIFHPQGGGQPSDTGSISNPEFSFVVQDVRSKEKIVYHYGHFESSKDGASERNIESGSQVLLRVDELRRRINSRLHSAGHLLDVCMKNVGWDHLEPTKGYHFPDGPYVEYKGAISQDELKTKQNELEVEANNLITKGGKVSVFVLPYDKASELCGGSLPDYIPKDSTPRIVKFDDNPGCPCGGTHVSDISEISRLKVSQIRTKKGQTKVFYNVE